From one Mytilus galloprovincialis chromosome 13, xbMytGall1.hap1.1, whole genome shotgun sequence genomic stretch:
- the LOC143057352 gene encoding uncharacterized protein LOC143057352 — protein sequence MTLNSATKERHHIPGTKSCAEKHDSDDEENDGNSPAVTREAIKTAVDSLLRSRNEKNHMTTPPLVAAKPQQTSYEDDSQRVQQQPYENQSHVPHAQISQQHLSHQPVQQPISNHKELHLPVTPQLPQQNESCVPHPQISQQHLSHQPVQQPISNHKELHLPVTPQLPQQNESCVPVTQLSQQNKWHDIPLHQQMSQQNPSMQIPLHQLSPQQSQSSLPVPKQLFQQNQSQQLYPYNSNMFNQPSTSNGQNSFPYMSMLMNNNDHQFQQDIQVPPIRQSLETAYNWPISSHTSSFCESGTSFEPLTEQVISDDEKEDTDDQSQCHKCCDQLKYLKKEIKELKKDVEKLKKKSKKNQSSDLKDADQLDIDNNRQENNMVNGYTKDEIERTVKSRSDVTQAVKATMPMVFNEEELRNCSLLGQKKNTKTDDPRPGLDETKRSFLEDLIAKAYTVAIKEVRGKMRDRLKMFARK from the exons GAAAAACACGACAGTGATGATGAGGAAAATGATGGAAATTCACCTGCTGTCACAAGAGAAGCTATAAAAACAGCAGTTGATTCACTTCTTAGAAGTCggaatgaaaaaaatcatatgaccACACCACCACTTGTTGCAGCCAAACCTCAACAGACCTCATATGAGGATGATTCCCAGAGAGTTCAACAACAACCTTATGAAAATCAGTCACATGTACCACATGCTCAGATATCGCAACAACATCTGTCTCACCAACCTGTTCAGCAACCAATCTCTAATCATAAGGAGCTACACTTACCAGTAACTCCCCAACTTCCACAACAAAATGAGTCATGTGTACCACATCCTCAGATATCGCAACAACATCTGTCGCACCAACCTGTTCAGCAACCAATCTCTAATCATAAGGAGCTACACTTACCAGTAACTCCACAACTTCCACAACAAAATGAGTCATGTGTACCAGTCACTCAACTGTCTCAGCAAAATAAATGGCATGATATACCACTTCATCAACAAATGTCTCAGCAAAATCCATCAATGCAAATACCACTTCATCAATTATCCCCTCAACAAAGTCAGTCATCTTTACCAGTTCCTAAACAACTTTTTCAACAAAATCAGTCGCAACAATTATATCCTTataattcaaacatgtttaaccagcCAAGTACATCAAATGGACAGAACTCCTTTCCATACATGAGTATGCTCATGAACAACAATGACCATCAATTTCAGCAGGACATACAAGTACCACCAATTAGACAAAGCCTAGAGACTGCATATAATTGGCCAATCTCCAGCCATACCAGTTCCTTCTGTGAAAGTGGGACTTCTTTTGAACCCTTGACAGAACAGGTCATAAGTGATGATGAGAAGGAAGATACTGATGATCAAAGTCAATGTCACAAATGCTGTGACcaacttaaatatttaaaaaaagaaataaaagaactGAAAAAGGacgttgaaaaactaaaaaagaagTCTAAG aaaaaccAATCTTCTGACCTTAAAGATGCAGATCAGTTGGATATAGATAACAACCGTCAAGAGAACAATATGGTTAATGGATATACAAag GATGAAATTGAAAGAACAGTCAAATCCAGATCTGATGTTACACAGGCTGTTAAGGCAACAATGCCAATGGTTTTTAATGAAGAGGAATTGAGGAATTGCAGCCTATTAGGccaaaaaaagaatacaaaaacgGATGACCCAAGACCAGGCCTTGATGAAACCAAAAGAAGTTTCTTAGAAG ATTTAATAGCCAAGGCCTATACTGTGGCAATAAAGGAAGTTAGAGGGAAAATGAGGGACAGGCTTAAGATGTTTGCCAGGAAATAG